Proteins found in one Coffea eugenioides isolate CCC68of chromosome 5, Ceug_1.0, whole genome shotgun sequence genomic segment:
- the LOC113771436 gene encoding BTB/POZ domain-containing protein At5g17580-like, whose product MTESHCTNNLFSKALDFFEHQVVSSWNKSIRALKAAEDILQQAADLGLVGACVESIILKALEHPHLLGESFKDLTSNDEGEDNENYFRPNVRRKLFALEWKSEDLSILSLRLYEPIIGAMIERKIPAEYISAAVCQYAKKWVLFSMKEGDDGSIYKKSIQREIIEAVERMLPNARGLMPCALLFEMLRSAIALDASNECRNGFEIRIGKQLDQATVKDLLIPSQGYAKEERYDTECVRRLMKNFYRNYTGKDGHELITVAELIENFLIEIASDIDLKMSTFISLADFSLAASRGILQNSDGMYRAIDIYLDKHRYLTESEREEVCHLLDCNKMSPEACLHASRNERLPVRVMVQVLFAVQLQMRETMPKEIKGSEEGRLFLKGVEEEEEEEEAATRGCNSEEEVIKAEMEKMSSKVLELEIECDMMRREILNGSCRKARKGKVNMWKEMKRKLGCITSMHDCNCHVKKKKVHPK is encoded by the coding sequence ATGACTGAGAGCCACTGCACCAATAATTTGTTCAGCAAGGCTCTGGACTTCTTTGAACACCaagttgtttctagttggaaCAAATCCATTAGAGCCCTCAAGGCCGCAGAGGATATTCTTCAACAAGCAGCGGATCTTGGCCTGGTTGGTGCCTGTGTCGAATCAATAATCTTAAAGGCTTTGGAACATCCACATCTTCTTGGAGAATCATTCAAGGACTTGACCTCCAATGATGAAGGAGAGGACAATGAAAATTACTTCAGGCCAAATGTGCGGAGGAAACTCTTTGCTTTGGAATGGAAATCTGAAGATTTGTCAATATTGTCTCTCAGGCTCTATGAGCCCATCATTGGTGCAATGATTGAGCGGAAAATCCCAGCAGAATACATATCTGCAGCTGTATGTCAGTATGCAAAAAAGTGGGTACTTTTCAGCATGAAAGAAGGGGATGATGGTTCAATTTACAAGAAAAGTATCCAGAGAGAGATAATTGAAGCAGTGGAGAGAATGCTACCAAATGCAAGAGGACTAATGCCCTGTGCATTACTATTTGAAATGCTACGGTCTGCAATAGCCTTGGATGCTAGTAACGAGTGTAGAAATGGATTTGAAATCAGGATTGGGAAGCAATTAGACCAGGCGACTGTGAAAGATCTCCTGATACCTTCTCAAGGATATGCCAAGGAAGAACGGTATGACACAGAATGCGTGAGGAGGCTCATGAAGAATTTCTATCGCAATTATACTGGAAAAGATGGACATGAATTGATCACAGTGGCAGAACTTATTGAGAACTTTCTGATTGAAATTGCTAGTGACATAGACTTAAAGATGAGCACATTTATATCACTTGCTGACTTTTCACTTGCAGCATCTAGAGGAATTCTACAAAATTCAGATGGAATGTACAGGGCTATAGATATCTACTTAGACAAGCATAGATATCTGACAGAATCTGAGAGGGAAGAGGTATGCCACCTGTTGGATTGCAACAAGATGTCTCCAGAAGCTTGCTTACATGCTTCAAGGAATGAAAGATTGCCTGTGAGAGTAATGGTGCAAGTGCTATTTGCAGTTCAGTTGCAAATGCGAGAGACTATGCCAAAGGAAATCAAGGGATCAGAGGAGGGGAGATTATTTTTAAAAGGggtagaggaagaggaagaggaagaggaagcaGCAACAAGAGGTTGCAACAGCGAAGAAGAAGTGATCAAGGCAGAGATGGAAAAGATGAGCAGCAAAGTGTTGGAACTGGAAATAGAATGCGATATGATGAGAAGGGAAATCCTGAATGGTAGCTGCAGGAAAGCTAGAAAAGGAAAAGTGAACATGtggaaagaaatgaagaggaaGTTAGGATGCATAACCAGCATGCATGATTGCAACTGCCATGTCAAGAAGAAGAAGGTCCATCCAAAATAG
- the LOC113770536 gene encoding probable plastidic glucose transporter 1 isoform X2 has protein sequence MLETTTTSALHQHQNFPLLSTAKSTPALVIHNYNLSISKKRKNPCFHSLSCSDYKKRLQVSATRKQQQEQQQEQQEEQKLLSGLSDQIWNGKKSLQENGSDEATDLGWLPAFPYALFASMFNFLFGYHIGVMNGPVVSVAKELGFEGNSFLEGLVVSTFIGGAFVGSISSGFLVDKLGCRRAFQVDTIPLVLGAIISAQAHSLDEILWGRFLVGLGVGVNTVLVPIYISEIAPTKYRGFLGTLSQIGTCLGVIASLFLGIHSESDPHWWRTILYIASIPGFILAIGMQFAVESPRWLCKAGRSDEAIEVIKKLWGPSEVNRAIENIQSVIRSDGADLDTSWLELLEEPHSRVAFIGGALFLLQQFAGVNGVLFFSSLTFADVGITSSALASLCVGFTDLAGALSATYLMEKQGRKSLLIGSYLGMTASMLLVVSAISLPVEKDIGNTLSVLGTTMYATSWWDNFFWNWWKNLVWLQFMQASADFP, from the exons ATGTTAGAAACTACTACAACTTCTGCTCTACATCAACACCAAAATTTCCCTCTTCTTTCAACAGCCAAATCGACCCCAGCACTTGTCATTCACAACTATAATTTATCCATctctaaaaagaggaaaaaccCATGTTTCCATTCCCTTTCTTGCTCAGACTACAAGAAGCGACTTCAAGTTTCAGCCACCAGAAAACAGCAGCAAGAACAGCAGCAAGAGCAGCAGGAAGAGCAGAAGCTGCTTTCTGGCTTAAGTGATCAGATAT GGAATGGAAAAAAATCACTTCAAGAAAATGGTTCTGATGAAGCAACTGATTTAGGGTGGTTGCCTGCTTTTCCTTATGCATTGTTTGCTTCTATGTTCAATTTCCTCTTTGGATATCACATTGG AGTGATGAATGGTCCTGTTGTCTCTGTTGCCAAAGAACTTGGTTTTGAAGGAAATTCCTTTCTCGAAGGACTTGTTGTTAGTACATTTATTGGTGGTGCATTTGTTGGAAGCATTAGCTCTGGTTTTCTTGTGGATAAACTTGGTTGTAGGCGAGCCTTTCAAGTTGACACAATACCTCTTGTTCTTGGTGCAATCATCAG TGCACAAGCCCACTCATTAGACGAAATACTGTGGGGCAGATTTCTTGTTGGCCTTGGTGTTGGTGTGAACACGGTTCTTGTTCCTATTTACATCTCAGAG ATTGCTCCAACAAAGTACCGAGGTTTCCTGGGAACGTTGAGTCAAATTGGCACATGCCTTGGAGTTATTGCATCACTTTTCCTGGGAATTCACTCAGAAAGTGATCCCCATTG GTGGCGGACAATTCTATATATTGCGAGCATCCCTGGGTTTATTCTGGCGATTGGAATGCAATTTGCTGTAGAAAGTCCTCGCTGGCTATGCAAG GCTGGGAGATCTGATGAGGCAATAGAAGTTATCAAGAAACTCTGGGGGCCATCAGAAGTCAACAGAGCTATTGAAAATATTCAGTCTGTCATTAGGAGTGATGGAGCTGATCTGGACACCAGTTGGTTGGAACTCTTAGAGGAGCCACATTCTAGAG TTGCATTCATTGGTGGTGCCCTTTTTCTGCTTCAACAATTTGCTGGCGTAAATGGAGTTCTCTTCTTTTCATCATTGACTTTTGCTGACGTTGGAATCACAAGCAGTGCTCTAGCAAGCTTATGTGTTGGATTTACCGACCTTGCAG GGGCACTCAGTGCTACATACTTGATGGAAAAGCAGGGAAGGAAAAGCCTTCTGAtaggaagctacttgggaatG ACTGCGTCGATGTTGCTTGTAGTGTCTGCCATCAGCTTGCCAGTAGAGAAGGACATTGGCAACACGTTATCTGTTCTAGGAACTACCAT GTATGCAACTTCTTGGTGGGACAATTTTTTCTGGAACTGGTGGAAAAATTTGGTGTGGCTTCAGTTTATGCAGGCTTCGGCGGATTTTCCTTGA
- the LOC113772559 gene encoding uncharacterized protein LOC113772559 isoform X2 — protein MASPADNSGGEDIEHGGGVAVEMTATAATESLSPSSSPMEDAISISDEHITPLLNQSQRPRVNIFSVSHSRRRPVKEQITRLAETETSPFVQFTVWIWNGSRYSAQSIPLFEMAFTRCTVILILSFVWLKRSRQPIFGTSSVRKLLVLRAFMGYLSLLSFIYCIQRVPLSQAIMLNFTTPIVAAVAARVILHEKLKIAEIGGLACSFFGVLFIFRPVLNIQGLGIYSACLLQRIPV, from the exons ATGGCTTCGCCGGCAGACAACAGCGGAGGAGAAGACATTGAGCACGGTGGTGGAGTGGCAGTGGAGATGACCGCAACCGCCGCAACAGAATCATTATCACCTTCTTCTTCTCCTATGGAGGACGCGATTTCAATTTCCGATGAACATATTACTCCATTGTTGAATCAATCACAAAGACCTAGAGTCAACATCTTCTCCGTTTCTCACTCCAGAAGAAGGCCTGTTAAG GAGCAAATAACAAGATTGGCTGAAACAGAGACATCACCATTCGTGCAGTTTACCGTTTGGATATGGAATGGTTCTAGGTACTCTG CTCAATCAATTCCTCTTTTTGAGATGGCATTTACCAGATGTACAGTTATTTTGATTTTGTCGTTTGTATGGTTGAAAAGAAGCAGACAGCCAATATTTGGTACATCAAGTGTCAGAAAACTATTGGTTCTAAGAGCATTCATGGGATACCTCTCATTGTTGAGTTTTATTTATTG CATTCAAAGAGTACCTCTTTCTCAGGCAATCATGTTGAACTTTACTACTCCAATTGTGGCTGCAGTTGCTGCAAGAGTCATATTGCATGAGAAGttaaaaattgcagaaataGGAG GTCTTGCTTGCAGTTTCTTTGGCGTACTTTTTATCTTCCGGCCAGTGCTCAACATACAAG GGTTAGGAATATATTCGGCATGTTTGCTCCAAAGGATTCCTGTTTGA
- the LOC113772559 gene encoding uncharacterized protein LOC113772559 isoform X4 — protein sequence MASPADNSGGEDIEHGGGVAVEMTATAATESLSPSSSPMEDAISISDEHITPLLNQSQRPRVNIFSVSHSRRRPVKEQITRLAETETSPFVQFTVWIWNGSRYSGMLCMALSSIIYCIMEVLSDVFTVAARVILHEKLKIAEIGGLACSFFGVLFIFRPVLNIQGLGIYSACLLQRIPV from the exons ATGGCTTCGCCGGCAGACAACAGCGGAGGAGAAGACATTGAGCACGGTGGTGGAGTGGCAGTGGAGATGACCGCAACCGCCGCAACAGAATCATTATCACCTTCTTCTTCTCCTATGGAGGACGCGATTTCAATTTCCGATGAACATATTACTCCATTGTTGAATCAATCACAAAGACCTAGAGTCAACATCTTCTCCGTTTCTCACTCCAGAAGAAGGCCTGTTAAG GAGCAAATAACAAGATTGGCTGAAACAGAGACATCACCATTCGTGCAGTTTACCGTTTGGATATGGAATGGTTCTAGGTACTCTGGTATGCTATGCATGGCCTTATCATCTATTATCTACTGTATCATGGAAGTTCTTTCAGATGTTTTCACTG TTGCTGCAAGAGTCATATTGCATGAGAAGttaaaaattgcagaaataGGAG GTCTTGCTTGCAGTTTCTTTGGCGTACTTTTTATCTTCCGGCCAGTGCTCAACATACAAG GGTTAGGAATATATTCGGCATGTTTGCTCCAAAGGATTCCTGTTTGA
- the LOC113772559 gene encoding uncharacterized protein LOC113772559 isoform X3 produces MHQWVEFVIWLMASISCANLVSQRSKLFLAIVLLEQITRLAETETSPFVQFTVWIWNGSRYSGMLCMALSSIIYCIMEVLSDVFTAQSIPLFEMAFTRCTVILILSFVWLKRSRQPIFGTSSVRKLLVLRAFMGYLSLLSFIYCIQRVPLSQAIMLNFTTPIVAAVAARVILHEKLKIAEIGGLACSFFGVLFIFRPVLNIQGLGIYSACLLQRIPV; encoded by the exons ATGCATCAGTGGGTAGAATTTGTTATCTGGTTGATGGCTAGTATTTCATGTGCTAATTTGGTTTCCCAGAGAAGTAAACTGTTTCTGGCCATAGTTTTATTG GAGCAAATAACAAGATTGGCTGAAACAGAGACATCACCATTCGTGCAGTTTACCGTTTGGATATGGAATGGTTCTAGGTACTCTGGTATGCTATGCATGGCCTTATCATCTATTATCTACTGTATCATGGAAGTTCTTTCAGATGTTTTCACTG CTCAATCAATTCCTCTTTTTGAGATGGCATTTACCAGATGTACAGTTATTTTGATTTTGTCGTTTGTATGGTTGAAAAGAAGCAGACAGCCAATATTTGGTACATCAAGTGTCAGAAAACTATTGGTTCTAAGAGCATTCATGGGATACCTCTCATTGTTGAGTTTTATTTATTG CATTCAAAGAGTACCTCTTTCTCAGGCAATCATGTTGAACTTTACTACTCCAATTGTGGCTGCAGTTGCTGCAAGAGTCATATTGCATGAGAAGttaaaaattgcagaaataGGAG GTCTTGCTTGCAGTTTCTTTGGCGTACTTTTTATCTTCCGGCCAGTGCTCAACATACAAG GGTTAGGAATATATTCGGCATGTTTGCTCCAAAGGATTCCTGTTTGA
- the LOC113772559 gene encoding uncharacterized protein LOC113772559 isoform X1, which yields MASPADNSGGEDIEHGGGVAVEMTATAATESLSPSSSPMEDAISISDEHITPLLNQSQRPRVNIFSVSHSRRRPVKEQITRLAETETSPFVQFTVWIWNGSRYSGMLCMALSSIIYCIMEVLSDVFTAQSIPLFEMAFTRCTVILILSFVWLKRSRQPIFGTSSVRKLLVLRAFMGYLSLLSFIYCIQRVPLSQAIMLNFTTPIVAAVAARVILHEKLKIAEIGGLACSFFGVLFIFRPVLNIQGLGIYSACLLQRIPV from the exons ATGGCTTCGCCGGCAGACAACAGCGGAGGAGAAGACATTGAGCACGGTGGTGGAGTGGCAGTGGAGATGACCGCAACCGCCGCAACAGAATCATTATCACCTTCTTCTTCTCCTATGGAGGACGCGATTTCAATTTCCGATGAACATATTACTCCATTGTTGAATCAATCACAAAGACCTAGAGTCAACATCTTCTCCGTTTCTCACTCCAGAAGAAGGCCTGTTAAG GAGCAAATAACAAGATTGGCTGAAACAGAGACATCACCATTCGTGCAGTTTACCGTTTGGATATGGAATGGTTCTAGGTACTCTGGTATGCTATGCATGGCCTTATCATCTATTATCTACTGTATCATGGAAGTTCTTTCAGATGTTTTCACTG CTCAATCAATTCCTCTTTTTGAGATGGCATTTACCAGATGTACAGTTATTTTGATTTTGTCGTTTGTATGGTTGAAAAGAAGCAGACAGCCAATATTTGGTACATCAAGTGTCAGAAAACTATTGGTTCTAAGAGCATTCATGGGATACCTCTCATTGTTGAGTTTTATTTATTG CATTCAAAGAGTACCTCTTTCTCAGGCAATCATGTTGAACTTTACTACTCCAATTGTGGCTGCAGTTGCTGCAAGAGTCATATTGCATGAGAAGttaaaaattgcagaaataGGAG GTCTTGCTTGCAGTTTCTTTGGCGTACTTTTTATCTTCCGGCCAGTGCTCAACATACAAG GGTTAGGAATATATTCGGCATGTTTGCTCCAAAGGATTCCTGTTTGA
- the LOC113771437 gene encoding uncharacterized protein LOC113771437: MADIVKQILAKPIQLADQVTKSADDTSSFRQECLEIKNKTEKLAGLLRQAARASSELYERPTRRIIYETEQVLDKALTLIFKCRANGLKRVFTIIPAAAFRKISQQLENSMGDVSWLLRVSTPADDRDDEYLGLPPIAANEPILCLIWEQIAILCSGTLEERADAATSLVSLARDNDRYGRLIIEEGGVAPLLKLAKEGRMEGQENAARAIGLLGRDPESVEQIVNAGVSSVFAKILKEGHMKVQVMVAWAISELAANHPDCQDHFAQNNIIRLLVSHLAFETIQEHSKYAITSKQAMSIHTVVMANSSSNNAIQIHRNNNNNINMKGPASATADDEYLHGQISHPLGSDTPSQMHNVITNTMAMKSTAFPKTQQAQDNNAVINHNNNVKHQSNQQHQHQHHPQARHVALAGSSIKGRELEDPATKAAMKAMSARALWHLCTGNISVCRSITESRALLCFAVLLEKGPDEVQYNSAMALMEITTVAEENADLRRSAFKPTAPAARAVIDQFLRIIEKEDQDLLIPSLKSIGNLARTFRATETRIIGPLVRLLDDREPEIICEAAIALTKFACTDNFLHVNHCKAIIEAGGAKHLIPLIYFGEQMVQIPSLILLCYIAMHVPENKELAQQDVLIVLEWATKQEALMHDPTVQHLVGEGIENKSIQENGSDKATELGFTCFFSCIGCFCLQLSLWISHRSDEWSYCIYCELGSEGNSFLQELVVSTFIGGAFIGSIRSGLLVDKVGFQVDRIPLVLGAIISLCRFQQIFLDCSKDLLITLQLKLKADLLKKSGCH; the protein is encoded by the exons ATGGCGGACATCGTTAAACAAATCCTAGCAAAACCAATACAGTTGGCGGACCAGGTGACGAAATCCGCGGATGATACCAGCTCTTTCAGGCAAGAATGTTTGGAGATCAAGAACAAGACGGAGAAGCTGGCGGGGCTGCTGAGGCAGGCTGCCCGTGCCAGCAGCGAATTGTACGAACGCCCCACCCGCCGCATCATTTATGAGACGGAGCAAGTCCTCGACAAGGCCCTCACCCTCATATTCAAGTGCAGGGCCAATGGCTTGAAACGGGTCTTCACCATCATTCCCGCCGCGGCTTTCAGAAAAATCTCCCAACAACTCGAGAATTCTATGGGGGACGTGTCATGGCTCCTCCGGGTATCCACCCCGGCGGATGATCGTGATGACGAATATCTCGGGCTTCCTCCGATTGCTGCAAATGAGCCCATCCTGTGCTTGATATGGGAGCAGATTGCCATCCTGTGCTCTGGTACCCTGGAAGAACGCGCGGACGCGGCTACGTCTCTGGTTTCCTTGGCCCGGGATAACGATCGATATGGGAGGCTGATCATAGAGGAAGGTGGGGTTGCACCGTTGCTGAAGCTGGCTAAGGAAGGTCGAATGGAGGGACAGGAGAATGCGGCAAGGGCCATTGGACTTCTGGGCCGTGATCCCGAAAGCGTCGAACAGATTGTGAATGCGGGTGTTTCTTCGGTGTTTGCTAAAATCCTCAAGGAGGGTCACATGAAGGTCCAAGTCATGGTGGCTTGGGCTATCTCGGAGCTGGCCGCAAATCACCCAGATTGTCAAGATCATTTTGCTCAGAACAATATTATTCGGCTGCTGGTCAGTCATCTTGCGTTTGAGACCATTCAAGAGCACAGCAAGTATGCCATTACCAGCAAACAAGCCATGTCCATTCACACCGTCGTAATGGCCAATTCTAGCTCCAATAACGCCATCCAAATCCAccgcaataataataataatatcaaTATGAAGGGACCTGCTAGTGCTACAGCTGATGATGAATATCTTCACGGTCAAATATCACATCCGCTAGGAAGTGACACGCCCAGCCAAATGCATAATGTGATTACCAACACTATGGCCATGAAATCCACTGCATTTCCCAAAACCCAGCAAGCACAGGATAACAATGCCGTGATCAATCACAACAATAACGTAAAGCACCAGAGTAACCAACAACATCAGCATCAACACCACCCTCAAGCCCGCCACGTTGCATTAGCTGGATCCAGCATCAAGGGGAGGGAGTTAGAGGATCCTGCTACTAAGGCAGCAATGAAAGCAATGTCTGCCAGAGCTCTTTGGCATCTCTGTACGGGAAACATTAGCGTCTGTCGAAGTATTACAGAATCCAGAGCCCTCTTATGCTTTGCAGTTTTGTTAGAGAAAGGTCCTGATGAAGTTCAGTATAATTCAGCGATGGCACTGATGGAGATCACGACAGTAGCCGAGGAAAATGCGGACTTGAGACGCTCGGCTTTCAAACCTACTGCTCCGGCTGCGAGAGCAGTTATAGACCAATTTCTGAGAATCATTGAGAAAGAAGACCAAGACCTCCTCATCCCCAGCCTCAAATCTATTGGGAATTTGGCCAGGACATTCCGGGCTACAGAAACTAGAATCATCGGGCCACTGGTACGGCTTCTTGATGACAGGGAACCCGAGATCATTTGTGAGGCGGCAATTGCCCTAACCAAGTTTGCTTGCACTGACAATTTCCTGCATGTGAATCACTGCAAGGCAATTATTGAGGCTGGAGGGGCGAAGCACCTCATCCCCTTGATTTATTTTGGTGAACAAATGGTTCAGATACCTTCACTCATTCTCCTGTGCTACATTGCGATGCATGTCCCCGAAAACAAAGAATTGGCCCAACAAGATGTGCTCATCGTCTTGGAGTGGGCTACAAAGCAGGAGGCCTTGATGCACGACCCTACAGTCCAACATCTAGTAGGGGAAG GGATTGAAAACAAGTCAATTCAAGAAAATGGTTCGGATAAAGCAACTGAGTTGGGGTTTACCTGCTTTTTCTCATGCATTGGTTGCTTCTGTCTCCAACTTTCTCTTTGGATATCACATCGG AGTGATGAATGGTCCTATTGTATCTATTGTGAACTTGGTTCTGAAGGAAATTCCTTTCTCCAGGAACTTGTCGTTAGTACATTTATTGGTGGTGCATTTATCGGAAGCATAAGGTCTGGTCTTCTTGTGGATAAAGTTGGTTTTCAAGTAGACAGAATACCTCTTGTTCTTGGTGCAATCATCAG TTTATGCAGGTTTCAGCAGATTTTCCTTGATTGCAGCAAAGATTTGCTTATTACTTTACAGCTGAAACTAAAGGCTGATCTCTTGAAGAAATCAGGTTGTCATTAA
- the LOC113770536 gene encoding probable plastidic glucose transporter 1 isoform X1 — MLETTTTSALHQHQNFPLLSTAKSTPALVIHNYNLSISKKRKNPCFHSLSCSDYKKRLQVSATRKQQQEQQQEQQEEQKLLSGLSDQIWNGKKSLQENGSDEATDLGWLPAFPYALFASMFNFLFGYHIGVMNGPVVSVAKELGFEGNSFLEGLVVSTFIGGAFVGSISSGFLVDKLGCRRAFQVDTIPLVLGAIISAQAHSLDEILWGRFLVGLGVGVNTVLVPIYISEIAPTKYRGFLGTLSQIGTCLGVIASLFLGIHSESDPHWWRTILYIASIPGFILAIGMQFAVESPRWLCKAGRSDEAIEVIKKLWGPSEVNRAIENIQSVIRSDGADLDTSWLELLEEPHSRVAFIGGALFLLQQFAGVNGVLFFSSLTFADVGITSSALASLCVGFTDLAGALSATYLMEKQGRKSLLIGSYLGMTASMLLVVSAISLPVEKDIGNTLSVLGTTMYIFFFASGAGPVTGLIIPELSSTRTRGKIMSFSLAVHWVCNFLVGQFFLELVEKFGVASVYAGFGGFSLMAATFGYYFTVETKGRSLEEIEMSLNPNFLGGNK, encoded by the exons ATGTTAGAAACTACTACAACTTCTGCTCTACATCAACACCAAAATTTCCCTCTTCTTTCAACAGCCAAATCGACCCCAGCACTTGTCATTCACAACTATAATTTATCCATctctaaaaagaggaaaaaccCATGTTTCCATTCCCTTTCTTGCTCAGACTACAAGAAGCGACTTCAAGTTTCAGCCACCAGAAAACAGCAGCAAGAACAGCAGCAAGAGCAGCAGGAAGAGCAGAAGCTGCTTTCTGGCTTAAGTGATCAGATAT GGAATGGAAAAAAATCACTTCAAGAAAATGGTTCTGATGAAGCAACTGATTTAGGGTGGTTGCCTGCTTTTCCTTATGCATTGTTTGCTTCTATGTTCAATTTCCTCTTTGGATATCACATTGG AGTGATGAATGGTCCTGTTGTCTCTGTTGCCAAAGAACTTGGTTTTGAAGGAAATTCCTTTCTCGAAGGACTTGTTGTTAGTACATTTATTGGTGGTGCATTTGTTGGAAGCATTAGCTCTGGTTTTCTTGTGGATAAACTTGGTTGTAGGCGAGCCTTTCAAGTTGACACAATACCTCTTGTTCTTGGTGCAATCATCAG TGCACAAGCCCACTCATTAGACGAAATACTGTGGGGCAGATTTCTTGTTGGCCTTGGTGTTGGTGTGAACACGGTTCTTGTTCCTATTTACATCTCAGAG ATTGCTCCAACAAAGTACCGAGGTTTCCTGGGAACGTTGAGTCAAATTGGCACATGCCTTGGAGTTATTGCATCACTTTTCCTGGGAATTCACTCAGAAAGTGATCCCCATTG GTGGCGGACAATTCTATATATTGCGAGCATCCCTGGGTTTATTCTGGCGATTGGAATGCAATTTGCTGTAGAAAGTCCTCGCTGGCTATGCAAG GCTGGGAGATCTGATGAGGCAATAGAAGTTATCAAGAAACTCTGGGGGCCATCAGAAGTCAACAGAGCTATTGAAAATATTCAGTCTGTCATTAGGAGTGATGGAGCTGATCTGGACACCAGTTGGTTGGAACTCTTAGAGGAGCCACATTCTAGAG TTGCATTCATTGGTGGTGCCCTTTTTCTGCTTCAACAATTTGCTGGCGTAAATGGAGTTCTCTTCTTTTCATCATTGACTTTTGCTGACGTTGGAATCACAAGCAGTGCTCTAGCAAGCTTATGTGTTGGATTTACCGACCTTGCAG GGGCACTCAGTGCTACATACTTGATGGAAAAGCAGGGAAGGAAAAGCCTTCTGAtaggaagctacttgggaatG ACTGCGTCGATGTTGCTTGTAGTGTCTGCCATCAGCTTGCCAGTAGAGAAGGACATTGGCAACACGTTATCTGTTCTAGGAACTACCAT GTACATATTCTTTTTTGCCTCTGGAGCCGGGCCAGTAACTGGTCTTATTATACCAGAGCTTAGCAGCACCAGGACACGAGGAAAGATCATGAGCTTCAGTCTTGCTGTTCACTGG GTATGCAACTTCTTGGTGGGACAATTTTTTCTGGAACTGGTGGAAAAATTTGGTGTGGCTTCAGTTTATGCAGGCTTCGGCGGATTTTCCTTGATGGCAGCAACATTTGGTTATTACTTTACAGTTGAAACTAAAGGCCGATCTCTTGAAGAAATCGAGATGTCATTAAATCCCAATTTCCTTGGCGGGAATAAGTGA